One part of the Pirellulaceae bacterium genome encodes these proteins:
- the ftsH gene encoding ATP-dependent zinc metalloprotease FtsH produces the protein MDNQQPSAGNKKSEEGTSRRGQFWPILLLIVVLSLLLSSFWSSFSVDRISYSFFVDQLEERNIQTLDVTGNSARGTFREPPPKPIEYTAAGEPIAQKLTDEVARYRKQFSVTLPPESGEWLRNQIEKQRPTADEKSSDATQGGPIVATFHDGDTMNFFFMAIWILLPLALLASLWIMYRRTQSQMMGGGGFFSGFSRSTAKRYEASDQQTTFNDVAGLEGVKADLQELVEFLKSPEKFHRLGGRIPKGVLLNGPPGTGKTLLARAVAGEAGVPFYSVNGSEFIQMFVGVGASRVRDLFQQAKEHSPAIIFVDEIDAVGRQRGAGLGGGHDEREQTLNQILSEMDGFAPSESVIVLAATNRPDVLDPALLRPGRFDRHVTVGRPTQKGRMEMFKVHTRDVPLDNDVDLERLAAVTIGLTGADIRNLVNEAALWAARNNKNRVSSGDFDYARDKVLMGAKREEVLNEAEKKKTAYHEAGHTLAAWFLKGAQRVHKVTIIPRGRALGVTQIVPTEDRVSASEHELQDQLVVLLAGRSAEKMIYDETTVGAENDLERATEMARRMITHWGMSPKLGPVSYKTSEEDPFLGREMHQQRKFSEHTQEMIDGEVSRVLHSASLRATELLSQRREELEAITRGLLEREELSETEIEELIGVSVHGAARQHLLTSSTDHTDTDANASQAALTASSSDAASANDPVAAQSLASQGRSPAPER, from the coding sequence ATGGACAACCAGCAACCGTCGGCTGGCAATAAAAAGAGCGAAGAAGGTACGTCGCGGCGTGGTCAATTCTGGCCGATCCTGCTGTTGATCGTGGTCTTGTCCTTGCTGCTGTCCTCGTTTTGGTCCAGCTTCAGTGTGGATCGCATCAGCTACAGCTTCTTCGTGGACCAGCTTGAAGAAAGAAATATTCAAACTCTGGACGTCACTGGCAATTCGGCTCGAGGGACATTTCGAGAGCCACCGCCAAAACCCATCGAATACACCGCTGCGGGCGAGCCTATTGCCCAAAAATTGACTGACGAAGTTGCTCGCTACCGCAAGCAGTTTTCGGTCACGCTCCCACCTGAGTCCGGCGAATGGTTACGAAATCAGATCGAAAAGCAGCGTCCAACCGCCGACGAGAAATCCAGCGATGCGACCCAGGGTGGCCCGATTGTGGCCACGTTTCACGATGGCGATACGATGAATTTTTTCTTTATGGCCATCTGGATACTGCTGCCGCTGGCGTTGTTAGCCTCGCTGTGGATTATGTATCGGCGAACGCAGAGTCAAATGATGGGTGGAGGCGGCTTTTTTTCGGGTTTTTCCCGATCCACCGCCAAACGTTATGAAGCTAGCGACCAACAGACGACATTCAACGATGTGGCTGGGTTGGAGGGCGTCAAAGCGGATTTGCAAGAGTTGGTCGAATTCCTGAAAAGCCCCGAGAAGTTTCATCGTCTGGGTGGGCGCATTCCCAAGGGCGTGTTGTTGAACGGTCCTCCGGGCACCGGCAAGACGCTGTTGGCTCGGGCTGTTGCCGGCGAGGCGGGGGTGCCCTTCTATTCGGTTAACGGCAGTGAATTCATTCAAATGTTTGTGGGTGTAGGTGCCAGCCGCGTGCGCGATCTGTTTCAGCAGGCCAAGGAGCATTCTCCGGCTATTATCTTCGTGGACGAAATTGACGCGGTCGGTCGCCAACGCGGTGCCGGTCTGGGCGGTGGCCACGATGAACGTGAGCAGACGTTGAATCAGATTCTGAGCGAAATGGATGGCTTTGCACCGTCCGAGTCGGTAATCGTGCTGGCTGCCACCAACCGCCCCGATGTGCTGGACCCGGCTCTCTTGCGTCCCGGGCGATTCGATCGGCATGTCACCGTCGGCCGTCCGACGCAAAAGGGGCGCATGGAAATGTTCAAAGTGCACACGCGCGATGTGCCACTGGACAACGATGTCGATCTGGAGCGATTAGCCGCAGTGACGATCGGTCTGACAGGCGCTGATATTCGCAATCTGGTTAATGAAGCTGCGCTGTGGGCGGCCCGCAACAACAAGAACCGGGTCAGTTCCGGGGATTTCGACTACGCCCGCGACAAGGTGTTGATGGGTGCCAAACGCGAGGAAGTGCTTAATGAAGCTGAAAAGAAGAAGACCGCTTACCACGAGGCGGGTCATACCTTAGCCGCCTGGTTCCTGAAAGGCGCTCAGCGCGTGCACAAAGTCACCATTATTCCCCGCGGGCGCGCTCTGGGAGTTACTCAAATCGTTCCCACCGAGGATCGCGTTAGCGCCAGCGAGCATGAATTGCAGGATCAATTGGTGGTTTTGCTGGCGGGTAGGTCAGCAGAAAAAATGATCTATGATGAAACGACCGTTGGTGCCGAAAATGATCTAGAACGGGCCACCGAGATGGCGCGGCGGATGATTACCCATTGGGGCATGAGTCCCAAACTGGGACCGGTCAGCTACAAGACCTCAGAAGAAGATCCGTTCCTGGGCCGCGAAATGCACCAGCAGCGTAAATTCAGCGAGCACACTCAAGAAATGATCGACGGTGAAGTCTCACGAGTACTGCACTCGGCCAGCCTGCGTGCGACCGAACTCCTGAGCCAGCGCCGGGAGGAATTGGAAGCCATTACTCGCGGATTATTAGAGCGCGAAGAGCTGAGTGAAACTGAAATTGAAGAACTGATTGGTGTCTCTGTGCATGGCGCGGCGCGGCAGCACTTGTTAACTTCGTCCACAGACCATACAGATACGGATGCCAATGCCTCGCAAGCAGCCTTGACCGCATCCAGTAGCGATGCAGCTTCAGCGAACGATCCTGTGGCTGCCCAATCGCTGGCTTCGCAGGGAAGGTCGCCCGCACCGGAGCGCTAA
- the rsgA gene encoding ribosome small subunit-dependent GTPase A, producing the protein MAKKPKPSRKIRTQFKKNHQERRRQSDLTRQFHDGSLDDQNILSHERVSGKGELTRYRTLIGELAQSDRDGLPVDLQLNDPSLRTGRVLRVHGLESIVLADDGQLVRCAVRQVLKSISTDARHVVVAGDFVYFRPEGEQQGVVVWVQPRRGVLSRTSKGKRHILVSNIQQILIVASAAEPGLKPHLIDRFLVTAEHAGLEAVIVINKVDLIDPTVLQPIVGVFSQLGYRVLLTSATQGWSIDRLRSIVAGRHSVVTGQSGVGKSSLLNMLEDGLALRVQAVSQENMKGKHTTTISELIPLASGGYLVDTPGIRQLELWDVEPAEVAGLFRDIRPYVNHCRFPDCQHLHEVGCAVLEAVADGRIDPRRYDSYVHLVQQD; encoded by the coding sequence ATGGCGAAAAAACCTAAGCCATCTCGTAAGATTCGCACTCAGTTCAAAAAGAACCACCAGGAACGCCGTCGCCAAAGCGACCTGACTCGTCAATTCCATGACGGTTCCCTGGACGATCAGAATATCCTGTCGCATGAGCGCGTCAGCGGCAAAGGTGAATTGACGCGCTATCGAACTCTGATCGGCGAATTGGCTCAGTCCGATCGTGACGGGTTGCCCGTCGACTTGCAATTGAATGATCCCAGCCTCCGCACCGGCCGCGTACTGCGAGTGCACGGACTGGAGAGTATCGTGTTGGCCGACGATGGACAATTGGTGCGCTGTGCCGTGCGACAAGTACTGAAGTCGATCTCAACCGACGCGCGACATGTGGTTGTGGCCGGCGACTTTGTCTACTTTCGTCCCGAAGGCGAGCAGCAAGGTGTTGTCGTCTGGGTACAACCTCGACGAGGCGTATTGAGCCGTACCAGTAAAGGCAAGCGGCACATTTTGGTTAGTAATATTCAGCAGATTTTGATCGTCGCCAGCGCTGCTGAGCCAGGCTTGAAGCCACATTTGATCGACCGCTTCCTGGTCACCGCAGAACACGCGGGGCTGGAGGCTGTGATCGTCATTAACAAGGTTGATCTGATTGACCCCACAGTGCTGCAGCCGATCGTGGGTGTCTTTTCGCAATTGGGTTATCGCGTGTTGTTGACCAGTGCAACGCAAGGTTGGTCGATTGATCGCTTACGAAGTATTGTGGCAGGGCGTCACAGCGTGGTGACTGGTCAAAGCGGTGTCGGTAAGAGTTCGTTGCTCAACATGCTGGAGGATGGACTGGCCTTGCGCGTTCAAGCGGTCAGCCAAGAAAACATGAAAGGCAAACACACCACGACGATTTCCGAACTCATTCCACTGGCCTCGGGGGGGTATCTGGTCGATACGCCTGGAATTCGCCAACTGGAATTGTGGGACGTCGAGCCCGCAGAGGTCGCCGGACTGTTTCGCGACATTCGTCCTTACGTTAACCATTGCCGCTTTCCAGACTGTCAGCACCTGCATGAGGTTGGCTGCGCCGTCCTAGAAGCCGTGGCCGACGGTCGCATCGACCCGCGGCGCTACGATAGTTACGTTCACTTGGTACAGCAGGATTAG
- a CDS encoding NAD-binding protein — protein sequence MKSLVVSLSFILQPSKRRNLLALGKLLLVFVTMVVVFSTIFQILMQREGQSHSIASTIYWVLVTMSTLGFGDITFRSDAGRLFSVAVLLSGSVFMLVLLPFMFIQFFYVPWMEAQAAARAPTELPADTRRHVILTSLGIVERALVRLFKRAQIPYVILVGELSEALRLHDEGFSVMLGAVDDRSSYERARANAAAMVVAAQRDTTNTNVAFTVREFSPTVSIVATASSPASVDILELAGCNQVLQLGEMLGQALARRVLGRDARTHVVGAFGELLIAEASAAGTPLVGRTLRDIKLYEHTRTNVVGIWDRGRFTLAGPETRVEPWSVLLLSGTRADLDEYDALFCVYGKEESSVIIIGGGRVGRAAGRELLNKDIEYHIIDHNPQRIRNPQHYVLGDAAELEVLERAGIRDCSTVIITSHDDDVNVYLSIYCRKLRPDAQILVRANQDRNVSTLHRAGADFVMSYASMGSSNIYNLLRRGNLLLLTDGLDAFKVPVPSWLVGKSLAESQFRQVTGCNVVGIEENGLCQANPNPHMRLTAGLNLIVVGDAEAEDRFFAKHAD from the coding sequence ATGAAGTCACTTGTCGTCTCGCTAAGCTTCATTCTCCAGCCCTCCAAAAGACGCAACTTACTGGCATTAGGTAAGCTGCTGTTGGTGTTTGTGACCATGGTGGTGGTGTTCTCTACCATCTTCCAGATTCTTATGCAGCGCGAAGGGCAATCGCACTCCATCGCCTCGACCATCTATTGGGTTCTGGTGACTATGTCTACCTTGGGATTTGGGGACATTACCTTCCGCTCCGACGCTGGCAGACTGTTTTCAGTCGCAGTGCTGTTGTCCGGATCGGTGTTCATGCTCGTGCTGCTGCCGTTCATGTTCATTCAGTTTTTTTACGTGCCGTGGATGGAGGCCCAAGCCGCCGCGCGCGCGCCGACAGAGTTGCCCGCCGATACTCGCCGTCATGTCATTCTGACATCTTTGGGGATTGTTGAACGAGCCCTGGTGCGATTGTTCAAACGGGCTCAAATACCCTATGTGATTCTGGTCGGCGAACTCTCTGAGGCGCTGCGACTGCACGACGAAGGTTTTTCTGTCATGTTGGGGGCGGTGGATGATCGCAGTAGCTACGAACGCGCTCGGGCCAACGCGGCAGCCATGGTTGTTGCCGCTCAGCGAGATACAACCAACACCAACGTGGCGTTTACTGTTCGCGAGTTTTCGCCGACGGTCAGTATCGTGGCTACCGCATCGTCACCAGCCTCAGTCGACATTTTGGAGCTGGCCGGCTGCAATCAAGTTCTGCAACTTGGCGAAATGTTGGGTCAGGCTTTGGCTCGACGTGTACTGGGACGCGATGCACGCACACATGTGGTGGGTGCGTTTGGTGAGCTGCTGATCGCAGAGGCATCGGCGGCTGGCACCCCGCTGGTGGGTAGGACGCTACGCGATATTAAACTCTACGAACACACGCGCACCAACGTCGTGGGTATTTGGGATCGCGGAAGATTTACTTTGGCCGGGCCTGAGACGCGCGTGGAACCGTGGTCGGTATTGCTACTGTCTGGAACGCGCGCTGACTTGGATGAATACGACGCGCTGTTTTGTGTTTACGGCAAAGAAGAGTCGAGCGTAATCATCATCGGCGGAGGTCGAGTTGGCCGGGCGGCGGGTCGCGAGCTGCTCAATAAGGACATCGAGTATCATATCATCGATCACAATCCGCAGCGCATCCGCAACCCACAACACTATGTGCTGGGCGACGCTGCTGAGTTGGAAGTACTGGAGCGTGCAGGAATTCGCGATTGCTCGACAGTCATCATCACCAGCCACGATGATGACGTGAACGTCTACCTGTCGATCTACTGTCGCAAACTCCGGCCTGATGCACAAATTCTGGTGCGCGCTAATCAGGATCGCAATGTTTCCACGTTGCATCGCGCCGGAGCCGACTTCGTGATGTCGTACGCCTCGATGGGCAGCAGTAATATCTACAATCTGCTCAGGCGCGGCAATCTGCTGCTGTTGACCGATGGCCTGGATGCCTTCAAAGTTCCAGTACCAAGTTGGCTGGTTGGTAAATCGCTGGCCGAATCGCAATTCCGACAAGTGACCGGATGCAACGTCGTAGGCATCGAAGAAAACGGGCTGTGCCAAGCCAATCCCAACCCGCATATGCGCCTGACCGCCGGCCTTAATCTAATCGTTGTCGGTGATGCTGAGGCCGAAGATCGTTTCTTTGCCAAGCACGCCGACTGA
- a CDS encoding MMPL family transporter: MHNSDSQSATPSVHLLRSVGSWAILVAAFATSPWLYLGTLGAIRSNTNDPRQWLPRGFQEAVTYQWLQDHFGNDEMTVVSWPGCVLGDPRAGQLAEALLRESEPSYFERATTGDQLLQKLRAPPLDLSRNEAIRRLSGVMVGPDGKTTCLVLTVSERGKQNRAAAVAQILETAQQQVGIPPDQLRLGGATVDGATIDIESRRMLVELSCVSGAIALLITWSQLRSVRMAVLILINNAFCTTGSLAFLYYTGGHMNLTMTMLPALVSVLSMSGAIHIINYYRAALLTTSDQSAPWRAVRDGWQPCTLSSLTTAIGLSSLAVSNIVPVKMFGIYSAAGVLLTLLGVLVLIPAGLTVWPPSASRRNRHRERAGDSWLVNTWAEWVWNKPAWIIMTFIVGLGLTAYGLTRLHSTVSLYYRFGAASRILQDYGWLEQNVGPLSPLELVIHFNDVSEDSLWSQLDHVRSIEQVVRRHGRVGATLSASSFAPPQSRSTGMQRVIRQAVLRRSAGELEQRMQAAGLVAHSADSQRLWRISVRTSALSYTSSDRLTEELKVELDPIIENVPGATITYTGVLPLMYRAQRSLLSDLTTSFMMAFALISLVMMFYLRSIAAGLVAMLPNIIPVVMVFGFMGWLDIWIEIGTIMTASVAMGIAVDDTLHLLTWYRRVAVSTTAREAVRRALAHCAKAMVLTTLTCSCAMLVFSYSSFMPIRRFAWLMAAQLFVGLVGDLVLLPALLSTRLGKLFQSRSTAREPDEP; encoded by the coding sequence ATGCACAATTCCGACAGCCAATCCGCCACGCCATCGGTACACTTGCTTCGCAGCGTGGGTAGTTGGGCTATTCTGGTCGCAGCCTTCGCCACTAGTCCGTGGCTCTATCTCGGTACGCTAGGTGCGATTCGTAGCAACACCAATGACCCTCGACAATGGCTGCCGCGGGGCTTTCAAGAGGCGGTGACCTACCAGTGGTTGCAGGACCATTTCGGCAACGACGAGATGACCGTGGTCAGTTGGCCGGGTTGTGTCTTGGGTGATCCACGGGCTGGGCAATTGGCCGAGGCGTTGCTGCGAGAATCTGAGCCATCCTACTTCGAGCGGGCTACTACGGGCGATCAACTGCTCCAAAAGCTGCGTGCCCCGCCGCTGGACCTTTCTCGTAATGAAGCTATCCGCCGGCTCTCAGGAGTGATGGTAGGACCGGATGGTAAGACAACTTGTCTGGTGCTGACGGTTTCCGAACGCGGCAAGCAAAATCGGGCAGCGGCCGTGGCGCAGATACTCGAAACCGCCCAACAGCAAGTCGGAATTCCCCCAGATCAGTTGCGCCTGGGCGGTGCCACCGTCGATGGCGCGACCATCGACATCGAAAGTCGGCGTATGCTCGTCGAGTTGTCCTGTGTATCGGGTGCCATTGCGCTGCTGATCACATGGAGTCAGCTGCGCAGCGTCAGAATGGCGGTGCTGATTCTCATCAATAACGCCTTCTGCACAACCGGGTCACTGGCGTTTTTGTATTACACGGGTGGCCACATGAATCTGACCATGACCATGCTGCCCGCCCTGGTCAGCGTGCTCAGCATGTCCGGTGCAATTCACATTATCAACTATTACCGGGCTGCGCTGCTGACCACCTCCGACCAGTCGGCTCCCTGGCGCGCGGTCCGAGATGGTTGGCAGCCCTGCACCCTCTCGTCGCTTACGACGGCAATTGGACTCTCGTCGTTGGCCGTCAGCAACATCGTGCCCGTCAAAATGTTTGGCATCTACTCGGCGGCTGGTGTACTGCTAACGCTGCTCGGTGTTCTGGTCTTGATACCCGCTGGCTTGACTGTGTGGCCTCCGTCGGCCAGTAGGCGCAATCGCCACCGAGAACGTGCGGGTGATTCCTGGCTGGTCAACACCTGGGCAGAGTGGGTCTGGAATAAACCGGCCTGGATCATCATGACGTTCATCGTCGGATTGGGTTTGACCGCCTATGGGCTGACTCGTTTGCATTCGACGGTCAGCCTGTACTATCGGTTTGGAGCGGCCAGTCGCATCCTGCAAGACTATGGTTGGCTGGAGCAGAATGTGGGACCACTGTCGCCGCTCGAGTTAGTCATTCATTTCAATGATGTCTCGGAGGATAGCCTGTGGTCACAGCTGGATCATGTGCGGAGTATCGAACAGGTGGTGCGCCGGCACGGCCGCGTAGGTGCGACGCTATCGGCGAGCAGTTTTGCCCCTCCGCAATCCCGCTCTACTGGCATGCAGCGAGTTATTCGCCAGGCGGTACTGCGACGCAGCGCTGGCGAACTGGAGCAACGGATGCAGGCGGCAGGGTTGGTTGCCCATTCTGCAGACTCCCAGCGACTGTGGCGAATCAGCGTGCGCACCTCGGCGCTCAGTTACACCTCCAGCGATCGGTTGACTGAAGAATTGAAGGTCGAACTGGACCCAATCATCGAAAATGTGCCCGGTGCCACGATCACCTATACCGGGGTACTGCCGCTGATGTACCGCGCTCAGCGATCGCTGCTCAGTGATTTGACGACTAGCTTTATGATGGCCTTCGCCCTGATCAGCCTGGTGATGATGTTTTATTTGCGAAGCATTGCGGCCGGACTGGTCGCCATGCTGCCCAACATCATTCCGGTCGTCATGGTCTTCGGATTTATGGGCTGGCTGGATATCTGGATTGAAATTGGCACGATCATGACGGCCAGCGTCGCCATGGGAATAGCCGTTGATGATACGCTGCACCTGTTGACTTGGTACCGTCGAGTAGCTGTCAGTACCACGGCTCGCGAAGCGGTTAGGCGAGCGCTGGCACATTGCGCCAAGGCGATGGTATTGACCACATTGACCTGCTCCTGCGCGATGCTGGTCTTTTCGTACAGCTCGTTCATGCCGATACGAAGATTTGCCTGGCTGATGGCGGCTCAATTGTTCGTTGGACTGGTCGGCGACCTGGTGCTCCTCCCGGCGCTGCTGTCCACACGACTTGGAAAACTGTTCCAAAGCCGATCGACGGCGCGCGAACCGGACGAACCATAG
- the ric gene encoding iron-sulfur cluster repair di-iron protein — protein MTAMSTELTVGQLVRQRPARSRVFEALKIDYCCGGKLSLAEACQRKGVDTAEVWKRLAECDAQSDRQAGDADDQPVDADAMTLSALAQHIEQTHHAYLKTELPRLDRMTEKVARVHGDRDPRLPDLRRAFEALRDELLPHMMKEEMILFPMVRKLEQQLQSAAALSAPPFHCGSVADPIGQMEHEHDKAGSALQSMRELTDGFQPPDWACNTYRAMLDGLAVLERDMHQHVHKENNVMFPKAIELETAMMAKQAARCSTI, from the coding sequence ATGACAGCCATGTCTACAGAATTGACCGTCGGACAATTGGTGCGACAACGACCGGCCAGATCACGCGTATTTGAGGCGCTAAAGATCGACTACTGCTGCGGCGGCAAGTTATCGCTAGCGGAAGCCTGCCAGCGCAAGGGAGTTGACACGGCCGAGGTATGGAAGCGTCTGGCTGAATGTGATGCTCAGTCCGACCGACAAGCGGGCGACGCGGACGATCAGCCCGTCGATGCAGATGCCATGACGCTATCTGCATTGGCCCAGCACATAGAACAGACGCATCATGCTTATTTGAAGACTGAGCTGCCGCGACTGGATCGCATGACCGAGAAAGTGGCTCGCGTTCACGGTGATCGAGATCCGAGGCTGCCCGACCTGCGCCGCGCCTTCGAAGCGTTGCGCGACGAACTGTTGCCGCACATGATGAAAGAGGAAATGATTCTGTTTCCGATGGTCCGCAAGCTGGAACAGCAACTACAGTCAGCCGCAGCGCTATCCGCGCCACCGTTCCACTGCGGCAGCGTTGCCGACCCCATTGGTCAGATGGAGCATGAACACGACAAGGCCGGCAGCGCGTTGCAGAGCATGCGTGAGCTGACCGACGGATTCCAGCCTCCGGACTGGGCCTGCAACACCTACCGCGCCATGCTGGATGGTCTGGCCGTGCTGGAGCGTGACATGCACCAGCACGTACACAAGGAAAACAATGTTATGTTCCCTAAAGCCATTGAGCTGGAAACTGCAATGATGGCAAAACAAGCAGCCCGCTGCTCGACAATTTGA
- a CDS encoding Rrf2 family transcriptional regulator — protein sequence MKLLSEASESGLRAVVWMARRPQGLHKVKEIAEGIQAAPGYLVKVLQDLARSGILSARRGSQGGFSLLRKPEGLTVLEVISAIDPIERIKNCPLQLDAHGQQLCPLHRRIDDALASVERSFRSSTIADLLTVPQPAPTQCNALCRPPAPDDSQDA from the coding sequence ATGAAACTGTTATCTGAAGCCAGCGAGTCGGGTCTGCGGGCCGTCGTGTGGATGGCCCGCAGACCTCAGGGGCTGCACAAGGTGAAAGAGATTGCCGAGGGCATTCAAGCCGCTCCGGGATATCTGGTTAAAGTCTTGCAGGATTTGGCTCGCAGCGGCATTCTGTCGGCGCGGCGCGGTAGCCAGGGGGGGTTCAGCCTGCTGAGAAAGCCCGAGGGGCTGACGGTCCTGGAGGTCATTTCGGCCATTGATCCCATCGAGCGCATCAAGAACTGTCCATTGCAACTGGATGCTCACGGCCAGCAACTCTGCCCGCTGCACCGCCGCATCGACGATGCGTTGGCCAGCGTCGAGCGCAGTTTTCGCTCGTCCACCATCGCCGATTTGCTCACTGTCCCTCAGCCCGCGCCAACGCAGTGTAATGCGCTGTGTCGCCCCCCGGCCCCCGACGACTCGCAGGACGCGTAG
- a CDS encoding restriction endonuclease yields MAIPNFQSLTLPLLQLAADGVERSMVDTRALLAEQFSLTNEEIAELLPSGQQPRFTNRVAWAKVYLERAGLLSKTRRGHFKITDRGLSVLAAPPDRIDINFLKRFSEFGSFRSRQATDGDAGTIDDSTPEEILQAAYQTIRDSLSTEILTIVKSLSASFFEHLVLDLMLKMGYGGSRDDSGFVTSLVADEGIDGIINEDQLGLDVIYLQAKRWENTVGRPEIQRFVGALHGRRARKGVFLTTSSFSQEARDYVATIDAKVVLIDGLKLAQLMIDFNVGVGKSQVYEIKRIDSDYFADE; encoded by the coding sequence ATGGCAATACCTAACTTCCAATCGCTAACTCTGCCGCTGCTTCAGCTTGCTGCCGATGGCGTGGAGCGCTCAATGGTTGATACTCGGGCACTACTCGCCGAGCAGTTCTCACTAACGAACGAGGAAATAGCCGAACTTCTTCCTAGTGGCCAGCAGCCACGGTTCACCAACCGTGTGGCCTGGGCAAAAGTTTACCTTGAACGTGCAGGCCTGTTGTCGAAGACACGGCGAGGGCATTTCAAGATTACGGATCGTGGACTTTCGGTGCTTGCTGCGCCTCCTGACCGTATCGACATTAATTTTCTCAAACGGTTTTCAGAGTTCGGTAGCTTCCGTTCCAGGCAGGCGACCGATGGTGATGCCGGAACAATTGACGACTCAACGCCGGAAGAGATTTTGCAGGCCGCCTACCAGACTATTCGCGATTCCCTGTCAACCGAAATACTGACCATAGTGAAGTCGCTGTCTGCTTCATTTTTTGAACATTTAGTGCTTGATCTAATGTTAAAAATGGGTTACGGCGGATCGCGAGATGATTCGGGTTTTGTCACCAGTCTAGTAGCAGACGAGGGAATTGACGGAATTATAAACGAAGATCAGCTTGGCTTGGATGTCATTTACCTACAAGCCAAGAGATGGGAAAACACCGTCGGGCGCCCCGAAATTCAACGATTCGTCGGCGCACTGCATGGACGTCGCGCTAGGAAAGGCGTATTCCTGACAACCAGCAGTTTTTCGCAAGAAGCACGCGACTATGTTGCGACGATCGATGCAAAGGTTGTGCTGATCGATGGTTTGAAACTGGCTCAATTGATGATTGACTTCAATGTTGGCGTAGGCAAGTCTCAAGTCTACGAAATTAAGCGAATTGATTCGGACTATTTCGCCGACGAATAA
- a CDS encoding Gfo/Idh/MocA family oxidoreductase, which yields MERLRKLRVGCFGLGRMGSVHLQHVLELAVQGQVELVALGDRMDSTLQQAHLQATEYLAERQKCDENGDAEFSAHGEWGAGQSGAGQQIDDSQQASSSWTLHDRPASMADRARLDAVIIASRTSDHAADCLAFAQAGVPVLVEKPLANSVAEAARLCSQLGDAGDRLIQVAFQRRYDAAIELARAWFEQGRIGQLQQSQHILQDKNPTPPAYQSCGITADMAIHLVFEALCFHQFQLPQFVQAVRFMAPHYNDCAGEGANIVHAFCVWPDGSVAHLWGSRINNTGYDNGFKLIGTAGRIDVGEFVGDFGQVHVKLWRGVGAEPGPRGYLADWHSLAMTPATLSPLMPTTEQQPDFYARFGAAYRRELQAFLDSVRAGAVFDVGLELGWKTLLIANTAELSSRRGGQRFELATPTGDQIVTVQEACEFAQRIGIDAG from the coding sequence GTGGAGCGTTTAAGAAAGCTGAGAGTGGGCTGCTTTGGCCTGGGCCGCATGGGGAGTGTGCACTTACAGCATGTGCTGGAGCTGGCTGTCCAGGGACAGGTCGAGCTAGTTGCGCTCGGCGATCGGATGGACTCAACTTTGCAGCAGGCGCACCTGCAGGCCACAGAGTACCTGGCTGAAAGGCAGAAGTGCGACGAGAACGGAGACGCTGAATTTTCTGCACACGGAGAGTGGGGCGCGGGGCAGAGCGGGGCGGGTCAGCAGATAGATGACAGCCAGCAGGCGAGTTCGAGTTGGACTCTGCATGATCGTCCTGCGTCGATGGCAGATCGGGCGCGACTCGATGCGGTGATCATTGCATCGCGAACAAGCGATCACGCGGCCGATTGCTTGGCGTTTGCGCAAGCAGGTGTTCCGGTGTTGGTTGAAAAGCCGCTAGCCAATTCTGTTGCGGAAGCGGCCCGGCTGTGTAGCCAGCTCGGTGATGCCGGCGATCGACTGATTCAAGTGGCGTTTCAGCGCCGGTACGATGCAGCCATCGAGTTGGCGCGGGCCTGGTTCGAGCAAGGCCGGATTGGCCAGTTGCAACAGTCACAGCACATTCTACAGGACAAGAATCCGACTCCACCGGCCTACCAGAGTTGTGGCATTACGGCTGATATGGCGATTCATCTGGTCTTCGAGGCGCTGTGCTTTCATCAATTCCAACTGCCTCAATTTGTGCAGGCCGTGCGCTTCATGGCTCCACATTACAATGACTGCGCGGGGGAAGGAGCGAACATTGTACATGCCTTTTGCGTCTGGCCGGATGGATCGGTGGCACACCTGTGGGGCTCGCGGATCAACAACACCGGCTACGACAACGGATTCAAGCTGATTGGCACCGCTGGTCGCATCGATGTTGGGGAATTTGTCGGGGACTTTGGCCAAGTCCATGTCAAGCTGTGGCGCGGAGTCGGTGCTGAGCCAGGACCGCGCGGCTATTTAGCCGACTGGCATAGCTTGGCGATGACCCCGGCGACGCTGTCGCCACTGATGCCAACGACCGAGCAACAACCCGATTTTTATGCGCGTTTTGGAGCAGCCTATCGGCGGGAATTGCAAGCGTTTCTAGACAGCGTTCGCGCAGGAGCTGTCTTTGATGTCGGCCTGGAGCTGGGATGGAAAACGTTGCTAATTGCCAACACCGCCGAACTGAGTTCTCGACGGGGTGGCCAGCGATTCGAACTCGCCACACCAACTGGCGACCAGATTGTGACCGTGCAGGAGGCGTGCGAGTTCGCTCAGCGGATTGGCATCGACGCCGGGTGA